The Macadamia integrifolia cultivar HAES 741 unplaced genomic scaffold, SCU_Mint_v3 scaffold453, whole genome shotgun sequence sequence GCTTCAACGCTTCTCTACGGTTCCAATCAAGTAAGCTTCAGCATAATGGAGCCTAGGGTttcaaccttgaagaagaaaatgagctGAGAGTGAACTGAACCCCAGAGAGAAAGGTTTCCCCAATTTTTACTGAAGGCTATATATGGTATTCAATATGTGCGGAGGCAATTTGACTTAACAACCATTTCTGACGGTGAAGGATGATAGAATCTTTGAATTTTGGGGGAGGAGggtgatattttgaaaaaatcagtTGAAATGCATTTAAGTTATGAAAATGGAACACACATTCTCACAATGGGTAGCACATAAATTTAAGTTTTTGGGAATGAGCGAGCACACCGATTATCTCTTGACAAACACTTAAAGCCGtctagttttctatattttttcctctctctctctctctctctctctctctacaataATTCCAAAATTCCAGCTACTCTTTACTCCATCTCTCTATGCTCTTCTTCTCAAGTATATCCCATCTTCAATCTTAAACTGTATCAACTGTTATCAGAAAGTAGACGCCAATGGAAACAAAATTTTCCTAGAAACAGTAAACAACTTTCTACAAATACTGCCATGGATCTAGCTTCTGCAATCTATATATAACTGAAAGAGAGAAAGCTTAAGACCATACCTCAGAGATTCCCTAAGCTCTATGCAAAACTCTTATCTTTCTAATATGTCCTACAAGAGAGAAGCAACCCTAAAAAAAACGTAGCAGaggaaaaaatgagaaaaattggGGAGAGAGCACCAAACATCAACTCCTTCATGGAAACTTATGTCATCCCCTAAAAACCAAGTTCAAACAAACTCTTAAGAAATATTAACAGATAAACATACCTTTTAAGATCTTTCAAGAGTAATTACTTATATGAACCAAAGGGACTAGACTTTCAACACCAGAAAGCTTAATAAAATATGGTCTCTCCATTGAATTCCTCAACAATTTTAGAAGAATTTACAACAGTCCAAGACACCCTTTCTGTCTATCTTcgtaactataaaaaaaaaaattctaatctGTTTTCTGTATATATCACAACCAATATAACAAATTGCCTCCCCTGCTCCCCATTCTGTTCTCCTTCTCACTTGCACAATTAAATCAACAAAGCTGAAGCAGATCTTTTTCTCAAACTGCTTCCTTATATCTTTAGTGATGATACCTTTATTAAGGAGGTTGTTAAACAAAGGGGTCCAAAGGCCATTTCTCCTCCGCTTTTCTCTGTCTCCTCCTTTCCTAAAGATGCAAAactttcatctcttcttcttcttttctgtgtACCTACCTACCTAACAACCCAAAGaaaatactcttttttttttttaattcatacaATTACAGTACCAATGCTGAAGCAGAACTTTCTAACTGACCTTCTAGTCTCTCAGAGATTTTCATTAAGGAGCTTGTTCAACAGAGAGGTTAAAAGGGCATCTCTCTCCTctaatcttctttcttccttcatcCTCCTCTgctcctccctctctctccaagCCTGCTCCATcatcaacctctctctctcaagcttCTCCATAGACTTCCTCCACTCTTGCTCTATCAACCTTCTCTCTTGAGCCCTCCTCTCCATTGTCTCCCTCCACTGCATATCCATCCTCTGTAGCTGATTAAAGAACTCTTGCAACATCTCCTGAATACTCCCACCATTAACCCTCACTGATGATCTCTCAGtcctctgctgctgctgctgatgcTTCTCCCTATCAGCTTTCCTCTTCCGGCGGTTTCCGCTGGTCGTGGCCCTCTCTTCTTCgctttcatcttcatcctcttcatcatccTCTGAGAAATCATCCGAAGATCGATCTCCTCCACTCAGcttcttcaccttcttcttGCCCTGCACATTCCCAACCTCTGATTCCAGCAACAATCTCTGCATATTCTTCTCCCTTTCAACAAAAACTGCGTGTATCTCCTCAAAGAACGGGCATTGCCGTCCATTCTCTGGATCAGATGTCTCTTTCCCCTGCATCAATTTCAACAAAAATCAACCCAATCAACCAGGCAAAAAAAGGCaaatttttttaacccaaaaaaaaaatggggcaaATTTCGATCTGCGTTTTTCAATAAATTATCAGATTTGGGATCACCTTGTATCGATTGACGAGGTTCTTCCACTTACACTTACACTGATCAGGGCTTCTTCTGtaacctttcttcttcatcctaGCTGCAACAATCCCCCAAAGCGTCTTGTTTCGCTTCGTAACAGTGAAGTCCCTTTCTAATTCAGCTCGGATCGCGATGAAATCTTTCGCCTCTTGATGGGTCCACTGAGGAACCCTATCGTCTTTCTTGAGTGAAACACTGGTCGATTGCATCTCACTGGCGCTTGGTTGAACTTGCAGCGGCAAAGATGAGATCATGTTCATCCGACCCATACCTTCGTTTTCTCCGCTTCCCaacatctttttctctctctagggttagggttttgaaaaagcTTGAAGGGTTTGATGACTTTGATCTATCTTCTGCTGTCACTGTTCCAAGTAACTGAAATTTCTCCCTTTTCTATCGCTTTTGTGGATATTTTCGTTTACGAGAAGGCAAAGTAATTTGGGTTTCATCTCTCTAACCTCTCTCTAGCCCGGTCGAAAGTGCGGGAATCCAGGGGCCTTTATTGAATAGACGTTATCTTTATTACCATAAAGCCATTGACTTATTGTGCGGCTCTTGCACATCTTTACGCCGAGGAGATCTATCTTTCTATCCAAGTGGTTCAAGGTTTTTAATACTAAAAAATGGACCGGTTCGGTCGACTTTTTGGAATTGGCTGAACCCGGCAACACTCGTCCCAACTCGGTCTACACTGGCGACTCGGCATGTTTAGAATCAAATTTAATCAGAATCAGTCCCGGTCAACTTGACAGGTTCAACCCACTCTTATTCGAGGTTTAAACCGGTGAAGTGGTTTTTTGTGTAGAGAGAAACGAAAGAGAAGATGAGATTTGAAAAAGGTTTGTAAGTCAAAATCAAGCATCAGATCAATCCTTATCACTTCTGATCATTGTTGGAAAACTAGGATTGCGTTTgctaatattaaaaaaaaaaagatttatggagttaaatggaataaagtgtttggtgggtttaattttttttttttaaataaaaaaataacaaaaagataGAAACCAGAATAATAAAAGATAATTCTATCATTTCagtgtcattaaaaaaaaaaaaaagcattttgacaaagaaactaaaattttaaaattttgtttttgcttttgtttaccaaatgcagcctaagttTATTCTAGCTTGACTCGCCTTCTTCAAAACTTGGCTAAGTCGAGCTAGTCATTCTTGATCAAGATCGATTTCGTTttttaaaacaaccaaaaccGACAATGATGACCATATGGATTtcattgacaaaaaaaataaaaaaataaagaccatatgggcATTAAATGTATGATTTATATGTAATAAAGTGTGTACTACTATATACACGGTAGATGACTATAGCCATTAAATTCAccttttaagttttttattCCATCGTTATGTGTCATATTGCTTGGGATCCACCTCCATGTCATTTTATCAAGATCCACACACCTAGTTCATTAGGTTGTGGTGGAGTTTCTAGAAATCACTGTAACAATTTCATTTGTGGTTTTACAAAATTTGTGGGAGATACTTATGTTTATATTTCTGAAGCATTTGCTATTAGAGCAACATTTCAAATTGCACTCtccaaatttttttctcataatacaATTGAGAGTGATTGTTTACTGGTGATCAACATTCTTAACAACATTAGCAACTCCGTCCCTTGGAGGATTTCACATAAAATATCAGATTGTTATGGTCTCAACCAAAAATTTAGAGTGGTAATGTTTCAGCATGCTTTTTGTCAAGCTAATCATGTGGCTGACCATTTTgatatcttttgatttttctcactaatattttattaaatggaattgctcccctcccctcccctcccctcctcaTGGAGTTGATCATAATAAATTTTTCTTATtatcctaaaaaaaatataagcatTAAATATATCATTTTCTATTTATGATTCTTGTTGACTCCTTGAAACCAAATAACAATGCAgtctttctcttatttatatattataacataTGATTTACCATAACATAATAATATTAATGTTAATATGATTTTATATCACCTGGTACTCCAAGAGTTCTCTCTTTACCCTGAAATGGCAAAAATCTTGGAAGTAGAAGAAATGGTGTTTTGTCGGCATGATTGATTTGTTCCCTCACTTTCTTACTTTGGCGACTACTAGCATTATCGAACAGTGGTCAAAGATGGAGACGATGAAGATCcaccaagaggggtgcacacaAACAAAGCCAAACTTCTTATTTCTAAGTTGTTCGCATTTCAGCAGTAGGGTTTTGACGattttaaattctttttatctttgtttaatttttggATTAATGCATGAAAGATCCATTAGATCATCAAATGGGTTCTCTCATTGTAAATTTGTAATGCTGATTTGCCTTTCCGAGATTAAATATGGTTCTGAGTCTCTCTGcagtttctcttcttctatggatgattttttttttttcttatgttgcTGCGACGATGAGTGCTAGAGGAATTGATCGAAAACATTCATGGGTGTAGATATGGTGCTCAATCCTAAGTGTTTACATGAATAATAgtaaatccttttcttttttatggtttaTCTATAGGTAGATTTGAGATTTatcttttaatttcatttaaatCTTAACGGCATTAATCAAAGATTATAACTGACATGGTAAGAAAAATATCTTAGTGAAGCTTTTGTTCTTGAGTTTCAATGGGCGATGGTGGGATAGGACTGAGTTTCCCTTCGCCTATGGTGAAACTTTCAACCGGTGATAAATATTGGGGTATGATATCTTGTATTCTGTCTCAAATTAATCTAG is a genomic window containing:
- the LOC122068697 gene encoding trihelix transcription factor GT-3b-like; this translates as MLGSGENEGMGRMNMISSLPLQVQPSASEMQSTSVSLKKDDRVPQWTHQEAKDFIAIRAELERDFTVTKRNKTLWGIVAARMKKKGYRRSPDQCKCKWKNLVNRYKGKETSDPENGRQCPFFEEIHAVFVEREKNMQRLLLESEVGNVQGKKKVKKLSGGDRSSDDFSEDDEEDEDESEEERATTSGNRRKRKADREKHQQQQQRTERSSVRVNGGSIQEMLQEFFNQLQRMDMQWRETMERRAQERRLIEQEWRKSMEKLERERLMMEQAWREREEQRRMKEERRLEERDALLTSLLNKLLNENL